In Neoarius graeffei isolate fNeoGra1 chromosome 15, fNeoGra1.pri, whole genome shotgun sequence, a single genomic region encodes these proteins:
- the minar1 gene encoding major intrinsically disordered Notch2-binding receptor 1: protein MDAVPEYSIFLVRILEELDTKYSTVSYQDLCKSLCARFDLVHLAKLRSLLFYTACLDPSFPATLFKDKMRCSVEDQQSKKLMVAADIVTMFNLIQMNGGMAKDKLPVSRKPKFHKNQSFESCRSDTEVYKYNECESVYGHTDRRGHRASRNSPCPKSECNSCQPFIPASEPNFLLGVNKDLKCRAASLDKLQHLPQYASASPPSCEMQSTYFPMDIDSESTTDHDSLHINPGGKDVFLPNSESFAVHSCVQKRNIFKEDFHNLVAFSPHVISAESKASARDSGDYHRRELHKPPTFFNHSFELPYSNPYFEPVNSPIQSKGRVKHESLDDLQASTYFGPTTITECVNTKRTSGKQNRQPAWPVKSLSLNADEGSEFERSFLNQKVPVDNHRHISMMDNDQHFQCAKEKPTASPSGFSKKSSGPKMKEMASVGCGPSSEKREGGKRYKDKSINCPSLQTANVDNGLSVGTQTDQSEQRKRKDYSMHKYAERPPFKHRDEECEIISDDISDIFRFLDDMSICESIGVPQSSCYNSNGSLSHVTKSDGDSSPERNTIKLGKSASKLDHLFHSLENTDDELKASVCKLVLRIGEIEKKLESLSGVRGEISQVLSKLTKLDEKIQEPEANGKASDGGIAQIQTDVNLSPHMFQCHTTGHNVKVDTNTDWCCSDASGSESLRVKALKKSMFTRRSSRSLTEENSATESKVASITNSPRDWRTVSYSSYPGEDMKEKDRYGEGKDRHRKAKETDRQYDPHQAHRSSKVPKDSYLVEQVFSPHHFPPSVKTHVKGSPLYTDLRPQRPQPSWTIEEFKRNSGDKNKLSVLDLQTQESLNPNNLEYWMEDIYTPGYDSLLKRKEAEFRRAKVCKIGALIAAAACTVILVIVVPICTMKS from the exons ATGGATGCAGTGCCAGAATACTCGATTTTCCTTGTCAGGATTTTGGAGGAACTAGACACCAAGTACAGCACTGTGTCATATCAGGATCTGTGTAAGTCTCTGTGTGCTCGTTTTGACCTGGTTCATCTGGCAAAACTGAGGAGCTTGCTTTTCTACACAGCATGTTTGGATCCGAGTTTTCCTGCCACTTTATTTAAGGACAAAATGAGGTGTTCGGTGGAAGATCAGCAGTCTAAGAAGCTCATGGTAGCTGCGGACATTGTGACCATGTTCAACCTCATCCAGATGAATGGTGGGATGGCCAAAGACAAGTTGCCAGTTAGTCGGAAACCCAAGTTTCATAAAAACCAATCCTTTGAGTCTTGCAGGTCTGATACAGAAGTGTATAAATACAACGAGTGTGAAAGTGTGTATGGTCACACAGACAGAAGGGGTCATCGTGCTTCTCGGAACTCACCCTGTCCCAAATCTGAGTGCAACAGCTGTCAACCATTTATACCAGCTTCAGAGCCCAATTTTCTCCTGGGAGTCAACAAGGATCTCAAATGTAGAGCAGCATCGCTGGATAAGCTGCAGCATCTGCCTCAGTATGCCAGTGCCAGTCCTCCTTCATGTGAGATGCAGAGCACCTACTTCCCGATGGACATCGACAGCGAGTCCACTACCGACCACGACTCACTGCACATCAACCCAGGCGGTAAGGATGTTTTTCTGCCTAATTCAGAGTCTTTCGCTGTACACTCGTGTGTGCAAAAGCGGAATATTTTCAAGGAGGACTTTCACAACCTTGTTGCCTTTTCGCCCCATGTCATCTCTGCAGAGTCTAAAGCCAGTGCCAGAGACAGTGGAGATTACCACAGGAGGGAACTGCACAAGCCACCGACTTTCTTTAATCACAGTTTTGAGTTGCCATATAGCAACCCTTATTTCGAGCCGGTCAACTCACCTATACAAAGCAAAGGGCGAGTGAAGCACGAGAGTCTAGACGACTTGCAGGCATCCACATATTTTGGTCCAACAACAATCACTGAGTGTGTGAACACCAAGAGGACTTCTGGGAAGCAAAACAGGCAACCTGCCTGGCCTGTCAAGAGCTTAAGCCTGAACGCAGATGAAGGCTCTGAATTTGAGAGATCCTTTTTAAACCAGAAGGTGCCAGTAGATAATCACCGCCATATCAGCATGATGGACAACGATCAGCACTTCCAGTGTGCCAAAGAGAAGCCCACAGCCTCTCCGTCAGGCTTCTCCAAGAAGTCTAgtggaccaaagatgaaagagATGGCCTCTGTTGGTTGTGGTCCGAGTTCTGAAAAGAGAGAAGGAGGAAAGAGATATAAAGACAAGAGCATCAATTGTCCATCGCTCCAGACTGCTAATGTAGACAATGGTCTTAGTGTCGGGACTCAGACTGACCAGTCAGAACAGAGGAAGCGGAAAGATTACAGCATGCACAAGTATGCGGAGAGGCCACCTTTTAAACACAGAGACGAAGAGTGTGAAATCATAAGTGATGACATTAGTGACATATTTCGCTTTCTGGATGATATGAGCATATGCGAGTCTATTGGGGTACCCCAGTCATCCTGTTACAACAGTAACGGCTCGCTCTCTCACGTGACAAAGTCAGATGGTGATAGCTCACCTGAACGCAACACGATCAAACTTGGCAAGTCTGCTAGCAAGCTAGACCATCTATTCCACTCTCTAGAGAACACCGACGATGAGCTCAAAGCGAGTGTATGCAAGCTGGTCCTTCGGATTGGTGAAATCGAGAAGAAGCTTGAATCCCTTTCAGGAGTGCGTGGGGAGATTTCACAGGTCCTGTCCAAGCTCACCAAGCTGGATGAGAAGATCCAAGAGCCAGAAGCAAATGGGAAAGCTAGTGATGGTGGCATAGCCCAGATTCAGACAGATGTGAACCTTTCACCACACATGTTCCAGTGCCACACCACAGGTCACAATGTCAAAGTGGACACAAACACAGACTGGTGCTGCTCAGATGCGAGTGGAAGTGAAAGCCTGAGGGTGAAGGCATTAAAGAAGAGCATGTTCACTCGCAGGTCTTCCAGATCACTGACAGAGGAGAACAGTGCTACTGAGTCCAAGGTGGCCAGCATCACCAATTCTCCTCGAGACTGGAGAACTGTCTCCTATTCAAGCTATCCAGGAGAAGATATGAAAGAGAAGGACAGGTATGGCGAAGGCAAGGACAGACACAGGAAAGCCAAAGAG ACAGATCGACAGTATGACCCTCACCAGGCCCACCGGTCATCCAAGGTCCCGAAGGACTCATACCTGGTGGAGCAAGTGTTCAGCCCTCACCATTTCCCCCCCTCTGTCAAGACGCATGTGAAGGGAAGTCCTCTCTACACAGACTTGCGTCCACAACGTCCACAACCCTCCTGGACCATAGAGGAATTCAAACGCAACTCAGGAGACAAGAACAAACTCAGTGTGCTGGACCTACAG